The Prochlorococcus marinus XMU1404 DNA segment ATATTATTTTCACTAATTTTTGCATCACCTCTTAAACCTTTTACTGCGTCTTCAAAGCGTGATGAGAGTTCATCAAACATTATTAAATAGTAATTTCAGTCATTATAGATGATCTAGCAGTTTATACTTACAAGCCACTTACAAAATCAACCAATTTCCATGACTTATTTGAAAAACCCAAGATATATTTAACTTTGAGCGGAGTAAGTGATGTTTCATTAACAAACTCTCCAGAATTTTTTATTATTTTCTCTAGATAATCTAATTCAACTAAAACAACGATCCTAGAGGAAGTTTGTGATACAAAATCTATTTTTCGTATTTGGGAAATAATTTCTTTATTTATTCCTTTCTTGATATCGTTATTTCTTTCTTCGATTGTTCTTTCAATCAAACCATTACTAACAATTTCGGAAAGATTAATTTCACTCTTACCTGACAAGTAATTACTCTTATTAATAAGCCATAGATTAATTAAATTACTTAAATCTTTTAGAGTAGGTGAAACTTTTGTAAGTTCTTTAGCTCTAAAGGAATTATTTTTAATAGGTTTTACATCTATAGACTTAGATTCACTTGAAGAATTTTTATTTACTTCTTTATTAGATTTTATCTCCCTTAAATTTTGATTTTTATCTACAGATGTTAGAGGTTTATCCAGAACAGTTTCATCTTGAATTGAATTTTTAAAATTATTTCTTAAAAATCCAATACCAATACCAAATGAAAATAAAATCAAAAAAGCATATAGATATATTAAAATAGGTGATCTATCAATAATCTCTTGATCCTTTAAAAATTCGCCAAAACTAAACTTTAATTCGGCAATTTTTTCAATTAAATACTTATATAAGTTTATTGTTTTATTCTTAAAAATTTCTTCATTAAATTTATCTTCTTGACTATCAAGCTTTTCATCTATTTGTTTTATACCTCCAGGCCAAGGTAATCTCCTTTCATCAACATTACCTAATTTACCATCAACATCTTGAATAATCTTTGAAGAAGATTCACTATCTATTTTTGATTTCTGAAGATTTGATTTAATTGTAGTTTTATTTGATTTCTTTTCTAATTTTTCAATAAATTCTTGAATTCTTCCGTCTTCAAACCAAGAATCTAAATCCACCTCTTTTGAGTCAACATCCCTAAAACCAACTAAAACGTCTTTCTCAAGCCAATTTCTGCAATATATATACATAGCTTCTAGTTTATTTCCTTGATAGTTGTTAAACCAATTTTGAAAATTTTCATCAGAACTACTTGAGAATCTTGCAGAGGCCTGATCAATATCTGCTAGAAGCAAGTCTAAACAGCCAATAAGAGGCATTGAATCTAGGCCTGATAAGTTGAGTTTATTTAGAATTTTCCGCGCTTCAAATAATTTTTCCGGTTTTCTTCTTGAGAAACCAATTGCTGTCAAGGATAAAAAAGCTAAAAATCCTGCTTCTAATGAACCTCTTTTTTGTAATTCAAGAAACAAATCTACCTGTTCTTCTACTGTCAAATAGGGCTTTATTTGTTTAAAAAAAGCTTCAAATTCTTGCTGATTTAAATAATCTCCATATTCAGATTTGTTATTACCTTCCAAACCACCCCTTTTAATTATTAGATTCTCTAACATGCTTAAACCTTTTTTATGAGACTCCTGATCATTTAATTCCCTACTAAGTAGATCTAGGATCCTGAAAGGAAGCAGAGAAACCAAATCTTCTTCAAGCTCTTTCCTTCTTTCACCAAGCTTTCCCATTCTTTGGAGAAGTTGTATACCCTCATGTAAAAAGTCTGCAGCGTTTGAATAGGCTCTAAGCTGTTGTTCTTGAATTGCAGAGTCTCTAGCTGTTAAAGAAGCTAATAAAGTTAGATCAGCTTCTCTACTACTTCCTAAAGCTGGAGTTTGTGGGGGCTGCAAAGCTTTTCTCGTGATCTTAAAAGCCTCTTTTGGGGAACCTGATTCCCAAAGAAGTATTAATCCTGCCACTTCTCTATTTGAAGAAAACTCCAATCCAGATGCTCCGTCTAGTATCAAATTTTCGTATTCTCTTCTGCTTTCTGGATCTGTAAGCAAATCAGCAGTAAGACGAAGCAATTCCGATCTTTGGGTTAAAACTTCATAAGTAAAGCCTTCATCAGGGGTTTTATCCAATCGTAATTGAAAAGCTCTTAATATCTCTTCAGATGTTGCAGAGGGGCTTACACCAATTAAACTGAAATGATCTAAGGGAAGTTCCAAACAAATATCCTAAATGAAAATTCTTAGATAAATTTTATCAAGTTAAAAATTTTTTTCATAAGGTCTTACAGAGTTATTAAAAAAAATGATGAAAATCGACCTCCACACCTTAGAATGTTAACAAATCAAAACTTCATTAAGGTATTTTCTTGGAAACACACGTAGAGAGAATTACAAATCTTCAAGACATAAAAAAAGCAGAATTAGATCGAGAAACCGGATTGTTTCTTTATGAAGATATGATACTTGGCCGAAGATTCGAAGATAAGTGTGCAGAAATGTACTATAGAGGAAAAATGTTTGGGTTCGTTCATTTATATAACGGCCAAGAAGCTATAAGCACTGGAGTGATTGGTGCCATGAAAAAGAAACACGATTGGTTTTGTAGTACCTATCGCGATCATGTCCATGCACTTAGTGCAGGTGTTCCCTCTTTTGAAGTAATGAGCGAGCTTTTCGGCAAAGCTACAGGTTGCAGTAAAGGCAGAGGGGGATCCATGCACTTATTTTCAAGAGAGCATCACTTGTTGGGGGGATACGCATTTATTGGGGAAGGCATTCCAGTTGCTTTAGGAGCAGCATTTTCAAGCAAATATAAAAAGGAAGTTGCTGGTAATAATAGTAGTGACTCGGTAACTGCAGCATTCTTTGGAGATGGAACTTGTAATAATGGACAGTTTTTTGAATGTTTAAATATGGCCCAATTATGGAAACTTCCTATAATTTTTGTTGTTGAAAACAATAAATGGGCTATTGGTATGGCACATGATAGAGCAACCAGCAATCCTGAAATCTGGAGAAAAGCCTCTGCTTTCGGGATGCATGGTGAAGAAGTTGACGGAATGGATGTATTAGCAGTTAGAGGGGCAGCACAAAGAGCAATTGAGCGGGCTAGAGCAGGTGATGGGCCTACTCTTTTAGAATGCTTGACCTATAGATATAGAGGGCATTCTCTTGCTGATCCTGACGAATTAAGATCTGAAAAAGAGAAGGAATTTTGGGGAAAAAGAGATCCCATAAAGAAATTAGCTCAAGAAATTATTGATGGAAAATTCGCAACGGAAGAAGAATTAAAAAGTATTGAAAAGAAAATAGATATAGAAATATCCAAAGCGGTTAAAGATGCTTTAGAAGCCCCTGAGCCTCCTTCTCAAGAATTAACCAAATATATTTGGGCCGAAGATTAGTTAAATACCACTAGGTAGTTTTCTGGTTAAATTTCTTAATTTTCTCAGAGCCTTCAATTCAACTTGTCTTACCCTCTCTCTAGAAACTTCCAATAATCTTCCAATTTCAGCAAGTGTATGTCTCTCATTTCCATCTAATCCGAACCTTAATTTAAGCACATGTTGCTCTTGTTCACTGAGATGGCTTAACCAATTACCAAGTTGCTCTTGATGCATTTTCTGTTCAACTTGATCTAGAGGCTCTTCATTATTACTATCTGCAATTAAATCTCCTAAAAAGCTCCTTCCATCATCGCCGTTAACAGGAGCATCTAAACTACTTGTTGATAAAGCTTGCCTTAAAACAGAATCTAATTCTTCGACATCAATTTCCATTGCTTCTGCAATCTCAATTCTGCTTGGCATAGCTCCGAGTTTATGAGCTAAATCTCTACTAACTTTTCTTATAGAAGCTAACCTTTCACTCAAGTGGACTGGCAAACGGATCGTTCGAGATTGACAAGCGATCGCTCTAGTCATACTTTGTCTAATCCACCAAAAAGCATATGTAGAAAACTTGTATCCTCTTGTAGGATCAAATTTTTCAACAGCCCTCTCTAAACCAAGTGAACCTTCTTGAACTAGGTCAAGAAGTTCAAGACCCTTACCTTGGTATTTTTTTGCCACACTAACAACTAACCTTAAATTAGCTTTCATCATCCTCTCTTTTGCTCTTCTTCCTATTTTTATTGTTCTTTTTTGCTGTGTTGTAAATTCTTTGTTTTTTTCAGTTAATTGACCATCTTCTGTAAGTATCATCATCTTTTGAACTTGATTACCCAATTCAATTTCTTCAGAAGGCGTTAATAAAGGCACCCTTCCAATATTCTGCAAGTACCAACTTATAGGGTCATTGCCTCTTCTTTTTTGTGGCTCTGCTTGTGTTGGTATTGATGAAACCATTTTTACCTGAATTGAGGTAATAAAACTTTCCTACATTTTTATGGAAAAAGCTAAATATTTAATGCGCGCTTCAGATTTGACGTAACATTTGTATATTTATGTGTTTAAAACTAAAAATAACTCTCATAAATTGTTTCTTTCAAGATATTTGTCTCGTTTTCATATTTCTCATTAATTTTGATAATTCATCACCAATAGCGGATGCATTTGACCCTTTTTTACACTTTGATGCAGCAAATGAATGTAAAAGTACGTATTTAGTAAAAAAATCAGTTGTTATATTTTTACAAAGGGTCGAATCAATCGCAGAACTGCCAGCTATAAATCCGGTTAAAAGATCACCTAATCCTGCTCTCGCAGTTTGAGAATCAGTCCCAAAAAGTTGCCATGCTTTTTTATCATCAGCAACTATACTGTTAGCTCCCTTTAACAAAACACTTATATTAAATTCTTTGGCCGCTTTAAGAGCTAGTCCAACATTTGTCTCACCTTCTATATTAGGAAATAACCTTGAAAATCCCTTAATATGAGGTGTAATCCAAGTTTGAAATTTTCTCTCTAAGAAGAATTTTGATCCTAATTTTGATTCAGAAATTCTATTAAGTGCATCTGCATCCAAGATCAATAATCCCTTAAAACCTATTAGGTAATCTTTCGATTTATGCCAATCATCATTATCAATTCCTATCCCTGGGCCTACAGCTAATGAATCATATAAACTCAGATCAATATTTTTTAATGCACTGAATAAGGATGCATTACCATTGTGGTTAGTTTGCATAGTTCCTTTTAAAACTATTTCTGGAGCAACTTGCCAAATAGATTCAGCTACTAATTCAGGCAGAACTGCTGAGATAAAACCTGCTCCACTTGATATTGCCCCTCTTAATGATAAGTATGCAGCTCCGGGATATTTTTCACTTCCAGCAATTAATAATGTTCTTCCTCTTTTATATTTATCGGAATTTTTTGGTAAAGAAGGTAAATCAATATTTTTTAAATCTTTGTAAGTAACCTTAAAAATTTTTTTCTCAATCTTAGATAACTTATTAGTAGGTACCCCAATATCAATATGATTCAACTCTCCAATAAAAGGTAAAGCAGAATCTTGTGTTAACCCAATTTTATTGAGACCTATAGCTAAAGTGTAATCTGCCTGTACAGCATTATCTAAAAACGGCTCTCCTTTATCAGGGCATAACCCTGTTGGGATATCAATACTTATTACCTTGCCATATTTGTTATGAAATTTTTGATTAATAAGTTTGATTAATTTATTATCAACTTTTCTTGTTTGATTATTACCAAAAATCGCATCAATCCAGAGTTCTTTCCCATTTGCATCAGGGGGCTCTACTAATTTTGTGACACCAATAGATGTAAGATAATTAAGGAGGTTATTTGTTAATGTTTTTTTTATCGGAAATGGACACCATACCTGGACTAAAAAGCCTTTCAAACAAAGCTCTCGTGCTATTACTGCACCATCCCCACCATTATGCCCAGGACCGATTAAAACAGTTATTCCATGTTTTAAAAGAGGTTTCCTTTTCAAGAGCCATCTACTAATTTGGATACCAGCTTTCTCCATCAATGCTTCTTGTGGCATTCCATCAGAAAACATTTCTTTCTCTAATATCATCATTTGCTTCGAATCAACAATTAAATGTTTAGAGTCAATTGCTGGCCATACAATTTCGTTCATAATTAGTACAAAGCATTTGAAGTACCGTTCAAAATTTTAAACTTCCATGTTAAAGACACAAAAAGATGAAAAATTAGAGAACTATTTTTCTACTAATAATAAAACTAAAAAGAAGAAAAATATTATTGTAGGTCTTTCTGGAGGCGTAGATAGTTCTCTTTCAGCTGCTCTTCTTGTAGAAAGAGGATGGAATGTTGAGGGACTAACTCTTTGGCTAATGAAAGGAGAAGGATCCTGTTGTTCTGAAGGATTAGTAGATGCTGCAGCCCTTTGTGAAGATTTAGGAATTAATCATAAAATTATAGATTCAAGAGAAATTTTCGAAAGAGAGGTAATTAAAAAAACTACTGAAAGCTACGAGAAAGGTTTCACACCACTCCCATGTTCGATGTGCAACAAGAATGTGAAGTTTGAAGAGATGCTTAATTATGCAATAAATAAAAAAGACTTTACCCATATTGCGACTGGACATTACGCAAGAATAAAAAAATCATCTTATGCTGAAAAACTTGATTACAAGAGCTTAGTATTTAAGGAATTCCTTCTTCTGAGAGGGGCGGACAAGAATAAAGACCAAAGTTATTTTCTTTATTCTCTTTCACAAGAAGTACTAAGCAGATTAGAATTTCCTCTTGGTGAGATGAAAAAAGAAGAAACCAGAAAGGAAGCCCTGAGATTAGGCCTCAGAACTGCTCAAAAACCAGAAAGTCAAGATTTATGTTTAGTTGAGCATTATGGATCAATGCAGAGATTTATCGACAAACACATTGAACCTAAAGAAGGAAAAATAATACATGTTAATGGTCAAGTCCTAGGAACTCACAATGGTATTCAGCACTTTACTGTAGGCCAAAGAAAAGGTTTGGGAGTTGCCTGGCCCGAACCATTATATGTAAAAAATTTAGACAGAAAAGAAAACATAGTGTACGTAGCAGATAAAAGTGATCTATTTAATAGAGAAGCAATAATTAGTAAGGTTAATTGGGTTTCAATCGAAGAACCTAAGCAAGATATAAAAGTAGAAGCACAAATCAGATATAGAAGTCATCCAGTAAAAGGAACTTTAATTGCTTTGAAAAATTCAGATAATCTAACTAAAACTTTTAAATTAATTTTTGAAGAAAGTCAAAGTTCGGTAACGCCCGGACAAGCTGCAGTTTTTTATAAAGGAGAAATTTTATTAGGTGGTGGATTAATTAATTAATTTTCAAAAAGATATTTAATCCCATAAAAAATATAAGCAAAAACAAAAGAGGTTTATCTCCAAATTTTGTATAGAAAGTCTTTTCGGATGAAAAATTAGGGAACACTATTTTATTTTGCTCAACATTTAAATCTAGCATTTGAATTATTTTTCCATCATCCTGAACTAAACCCGAAGGGCCTGTGTTTGATACGAGTAAATTATTTTTCTTATTTTCAATACTTCTTAACCTAGCCAATGATAGAAATTGATTATGCAGCTTAATTGGATAGGGATCTAAATTTGATGCAGTTATTATTAGTTTTGCACCACTATTAATAGCCTTTCTTATTTTCAATCCATCACTAATTTCGTAACAGATAGCTACTGCTAATGGGGGGGTAAATTTAGGATCGAAAAATCTTGAATCGGAACCCGGTTGAACTCCTCCTACTGCAGATAATCCTCTTGAAAAACTATTTAGAAATACAGGTATATTTTCACCTAATGGAACAAGTCTACTTTTATCTATGAAAGAGGTAAAAGATTTATCTCCAATTTGAAATCCTAGTAAAGAACTTCTTAACTCATTATTGTAATTTCTGAAACCTCCTGCCAAAGTATTAATTTTAATGCCTTTAGTTAAATAAAAATTATTAGATAGAGTTCCTTCGGGAGCAACAAGAAGTTTTGCTTTATTGGCTAAAGCATATTCTTGAGCGATAGATTGTTTTTCTTTAATAAACTCATCATCTATTTTCAATTTTTCTCTTGTTGGGATATTTGTTTGCCAAATAGCCACAGGAAATTCAGAGTTTCTTTTTATTGGATTTGTTAGGGCCCCAAATAAATGTAAGAAAACAATTATTAAAGATCCAAAAATAAATATTTTTTTGAAATGAAGTTTTCTTCTCCATCTACCGTGACTAAAAAAAATCCAAAATCCAATCAATATTTGTAATACGCATAAACCACTTGCACCAATCCATCTTGCCAACCCAGCGAGATAAATATCACCTGGGACAAGACTTTCACCTAAACCTATCCAGAAAAAAGGTGTTTGAGAAAGTATCAATTCACCAATCCCCCAAGTCAAAGATAAAAAAAATACTTTTATGATTAAAGGCATAATTTTCATATTAAAAACATCCTCTTTCCAGAGAATCATTTCAACTAACAGCCCCCATAAATAAACTAATAACCCACCCCAAATAGCACAAAATAATAATATTGAAATGGCAATTATTAAACTTGCAAACCATGAAAACCCAAGCCATGTCAAAGGATGCAGATCATATAACCATGAATGACTTATCAAAACAAAGAAAAAGCCCCACCAAAAATTTGCTATTTTTCTTTCACTTCCTTCCCATAAAATAAATAAAGATATCGGCATAAAAATCAGCCAAAAGTAAGTTGAGACTGAAATTCCTCCTAAAATTCCACCTAGGCAAGGGTAAAAATATTGTCTTAAACTTTTTATCTTAGTCGGGATTAACAATCTAAAATTACGAAATTAAATTTATAATCACTCATTTATTGTACCTTTATTCTGTAATATTAGTTTTAGTAACTTTCAAAATTTAAGTGAAAGAAGTCTTTATTAGTTTTGCAGTTTTTGTTTTTTGTGTTTCGTTAACTCTTTTCAGTCAATTTAATTCACAACAAGTGGTTAATGCTGCCGAATCAGAAACTCAGTTAATTCAAAAAACACCTATTGCAAAATCATCAAATGTTTCAAATAATAATTTATTTGAGCTAGACCCATCAGATCCAAATCCTATACTTTTCGCTATGGCAGAAGAAACACAATCAGAAAGCAATTCAAGGACTACAGAAAGTGGTCTAGTTATTTTGGATATCGTAAATGGGGAAGGAGATGAAGCTAGTGCTGGGCAAACAGTTACTGTAAACTATACAGGAACTCTAGAAGATGGGACACAATTTGATACTAGTATCGGTAGAGCTCCATTTAGCTTTCCATTAGGTGCTGGAAGAGTAATTAAAGGTTGGGACGAAGGTGTCGCAGGAATGAAAGTTGGAGGTACAAGAAAATTAACAATTCCTCCGGAACTTGGATACGGATCTAGAGGGGCAGGAAATGTTATACCCGCCAATGCAACTTTGATATTTGAAGTTGAATTATTAAAAGTCAATTAAATTTAAGTAAGAAAAATATCTAAGACTTTTCAATTTAGTTAATCTCCAAGTAATATATATACAACTCCAAATATTTGAAATGTTAAGTAAATTGATCAATTCTTTTCTAGATAAAAAATCCCCAATGACAGTCCATGCTCACTGTGATGGTCCTTGTGGTGTTTATGATCCAGCATCAACGAGAGTTACTGCTGAAGCAGTTTTATCAATGACAAAAAAACTTATTGCACTAGAAGCTCCTTCTAGCACTGATTCAGCAGAGTGGGCTACATATAGTAATACATTTTCTAGATATGTTGCAGTTAAAGAAGAGCAAGCAAAAGAAACAAAGAAAGAAATTCTAATTTTGTGGACAGACTACTTTAAACCAGTTCATTTAGAAACTTATCCAGACTTACATGAAACTATTTGGAAGGCGGCCAAATTATGCAGTGCATGCAAAGTTAATATTGATTTAGCTCAAGCTGAAGAGCTCATGAGTTACGTAGAAAAGATTCATAATATCTTCTGGGCTTCAAAAGGGAGATCAGACGCTTTCGTAAAAGCTAGTTAATCAGAATTATTTTCAAAAGTTTTTTTGATTTTATTTTATTTTTTTTAGGTTTAAGAAAAACCGCTATTATTAGTGGTGAATCTATGTATCCTTACCTAAAAGACGGGGATATTGTATTTTTTAAAAAATATAAAAAGAATAAATCAATACTAAAAAATCGACAAATAGTTATTTTTAATCATCCACTTAAAAATAAAAACCTAATAAAACGGATAAATTCAGTAAATCAAAATAATATTGAAGTTCTTGGCGACAATATTGAACTTAGCGAAGATAGTAACAAATTCGGATTAATCAATGACGAAAAAATTATTGGGATTGTCACCTCTAAATTAATTTTTCCTAAATTAACAAATTTTTTAATTCAAAAAAACAGAAGCACTCCTTTGAATCCAAAATAATCCCAAAGAAAAGGAAAGCCCTCCTGCTACAGCTATTAATCTTTTAATAAATTTTTGACTTGCTTTAAAGGTGGTAAAAGATATTAAACAAGTAAAAAGATTCATACTTGTTAGTGAACCAATCAAATATGAAATCAAATATAAGCAAGCACTTGTTAAAGGTAGTGCCAAAGCAGGAAGAACTGCGAGGAAATGCGAACCTCCAGCTATACCGTGTAGCAAGCCTAAACCTGTCAAAGCATGTGAGTGCTTATTATTGTTATTTTTTTGTTCCTTAACATGAAAGTGAAAGTGACGATGGGCAATTCCATTCTCATGCTTATGGGAATGCGAATGGATACTTAATTGAAAAGAATTTTTAATAGCAAATACTCCAACAATTAGAAGAGAAATTCCAACTAGGAATTCGGCGATATTGGAAAATTTGTTTAATGGCGTAATATCCTTAATAAAAATAGCTAGGAAAGCTAACAAGAGGACACCTGAAGAGTGTCCTAAGCCCCATGAAAAACTATTTCTAAGAGCTTTTTTGGGATTATTAATCGCTGCTGGTGCCATTGCAATTAGATGATCAGCGCCACTAACAACATGCACAAATCCTGCAACTACTCCAGTTAAAATTACAGCTTGCATATATATTCAGTACAACTCTGCTTATTCAATTTTATAGCACGATTTGAAGTCAAAATTAAATTGATTTAAATAATTTCTTGAAAGATTGTTCAATATCACTTTCTCTCATAAAAGTTTCACCAATTAATACTCCCTTGATTCCAATAGATCTAAGCGAATCTAGATCTTCGGCACAATTAATTCCTGATTCACTAATGGGAATAATATTTTGTTTTAAAAATATATCAGCATATTTATGCATCAATTCTATTGATGTTTTTAAATCAGTTTTAAAAGTCTTTAAATCCCTATTATTTATTCCAATCAAATTAAAAGATTTTAATTTTAGAATCCTTTCTAATTCATTATCATTATGCACTTCAACAAGAACACTCATCTTTAAATTATCAGCTATTTTCTTTAGATAAATTAAATCGTCATCACTTAAAATCGCAGCGATTAATAATATCGCATCAGCACCAGATACCCTTGCTTTATAAATCTGATAAGCAGAAATAATAAAATCTTTGCATAGTAGAGGGAGATTAGTTGATTTTCTTACAGTTTCGAGTATTTCATAACTACCTTGAAAAAACCTTTTATCGGTAAGTACTGAGATACATGATGCACCTAATCCTTCATAACAAATTGCTATGTCTTCAGGGTTAAAATCTTTTCTAATAACTCCTTTACTCGGACTAGCTTTTTTTATTTCTGCAATTACTCCTGGTTTAATTTTTGAATCCAAGATATTTTTATAAAAATCTTTTGGGGCAGAAAGATTTTCAATTTTTTTTATTAAATCTTCTAAAGAAACTATTTTTTTAAAATTCTTAATTTCAATGTCTTTATGCCATACAATTTCTTCCAGAATATTTTTTGCTTGTGCTTCTCTATGAGGTACAGCATATTCTAAATTTTCAACCCTAACTGTTGGATTTGGTGGTCTGCGTCTTATCTCCATTAATTTTAGATATTATTTTATTTGAGAAGCGGCTTGTTTATACGCGACCTCAACTACTTCACTAAGAGTAGGATGAGTATGAACTTCTTTAGATAATTCAATTACATCTTGGTTCCTTGAAATAGCGTTCGAAATTTCTTGAATCAAATCAGCTGCATGTAACCCAAAAATATGAGCACCTAATACTTTCCCATTATCTTTATTGAAAATCAACTTTAGCAATCCATCACTCTCCATCTCAGCCAATGCTTTTGAATTAGCCTTAAAGAAACTTTTCACAATTCCCAAAGTAAAATTTTCTTCTGCAGATATCTCTTTAGCTTCAGCTTCAGAGAGACCAACTGAACTTATCTCAGGGTGAGTAAAAGTTGCCGCAGGGATACTTTTATAGTTAATTGCGACTTTACCACCGCAAATATTTTCGACAGCAATAGTACCCTGTGCTGCTGCAGTATGAGCAAGCATTAATTTGCCAGTAACATCTCCAACAGCCCAAATATTAGGTATTATTTCCTCGCCATTTT contains these protein-coding regions:
- the sodN gene encoding superoxide dismutase, Ni → MLSKLINSFLDKKSPMTVHAHCDGPCGVYDPASTRVTAEAVLSMTKKLIALEAPSSTDSAEWATYSNTFSRYVAVKEEQAKETKKEILILWTDYFKPVHLETYPDLHETIWKAAKLCSACKVNIDLAQAEELMSYVEKIHNIFWASKGRSDAFVKAS
- the sodX gene encoding nickel-type superoxide dismutase maturation protease translates to MFKSFFDFILFFLGLRKTAIISGESMYPYLKDGDIVFFKKYKKNKSILKNRQIVIFNHPLKNKNLIKRINSVNQNNIEVLGDNIELSEDSNKFGLINDEKIIGIVTSKLIFPKLTNFLIQKNRSTPLNPK
- a CDS encoding hydantoin utilization protein A — encoded protein: MQAVILTGVVAGFVHVVSGADHLIAMAPAAINNPKKALRNSFSWGLGHSSGVLLLAFLAIFIKDITPLNKFSNIAEFLVGISLLIVGVFAIKNSFQLSIHSHSHKHENGIAHRHFHFHVKEQKNNNNKHSHALTGLGLLHGIAGGSHFLAVLPALALPLTSACLYLISYLIGSLTSMNLFTCLISFTTFKASQKFIKRLIAVAGGLSFSLGLFWIQRSASVFLN
- the trpC gene encoding indole-3-glycerol phosphate synthase TrpC; this translates as MEIRRRPPNPTVRVENLEYAVPHREAQAKNILEEIVWHKDIEIKNFKKIVSLEDLIKKIENLSAPKDFYKNILDSKIKPGVIAEIKKASPSKGVIRKDFNPEDIAICYEGLGASCISVLTDKRFFQGSYEILETVRKSTNLPLLCKDFIISAYQIYKARVSGADAILLIAAILSDDDLIYLKKIADNLKMSVLVEVHNDNELERILKLKSFNLIGINNRDLKTFKTDLKTSIELMHKYADIFLKQNIIPISESGINCAEDLDSLRSIGIKGVLIGETFMRESDIEQSFKKLFKSI